Within the Molothrus aeneus isolate 106 chromosome 1, BPBGC_Maene_1.0, whole genome shotgun sequence genome, the region TTGATGTAACATCTTGCCAGCTTTTGGTAATGTTCTGCTTTAGTTCCTGTAGTGTGTTAATTCCCAGCTTTCTCTTGATTTCTGCTAGATGCTTCTCTTTGGCAGCTAGCACTTGTGAGAGCGTCTGGATTTCCTCTTCCACCTGTGGCACAAGAGTTGTTAACAAGTGGTTAACAGTTAACAAGGAATATACCCAACCATTTAACTATGTATTTCTTTAAAGCATCCACCAGAGATCAGTAATGGGAGGGCTAAAAGAGGTTTTTAACATTGCCTCACAGTCATTCCTAAATACTAAAAGGGAAATCCAACAGATACTATAAGAGCTAGTGAGAAAGTAATGTACCTGCAGCTAGCTCTGTTACTGAATATGTACAAGGAAGTTGGTAACTAAAAGACTGCATAGCTAGAAATTAGTACCTATGATATGTAAAGGTTGAAGATTAGTCAAACCTGGGACAACTGCCAACCCTGTATTCTGCTTCCACATCAGAAGATATACCAATGTGTGACCAGTAACAGGAAGCTCAGAGCATGTCTGTCATACACAAATTTTGTCTCCTTGCTTCAACAGAAGGTCCTTTCGTGGCTTAAGCCAGCACCTGTAGACTGGATCAGCCACCTCTTCCCCAGAGCAGGTGTGGAAATGGTGGCAGACTGAGCAGTCAAAACCCAGACACACAACACACAGCACCTGCTCTGTAACTAGAAAACTATATTGTTGGTGTACTTCCTTCTTTACTCAGATGGTCACTTAAGCCTCTCCTGGAAACATGACCAGAGATGCCAGCACAGTGCTACAGTGCCATTCTGTGAGCTTTATATAGAAGTGACAGAGGCACTAAGGCCATACATATAAAGGCAAGGGCATCCCTCCCATCCTACTTCCTCATCCAGACAAAATCACCCCAGTTTAGAGCAGCAGGCTGCCCACTCATTTAAGCTCCTTACAGGAGTACAGCTCCTTACTGTACTCCTTACAGTATCTTCGATGCACCTCTGTTTTAGACATCTGTCTGAAGCCCAGCATGACATATCCTAGCAGGACCAGCCCACCCTCACTATCTTTGGCATGAAATGATACTCAGGACTGCCAAATACAAGAATGTATTAAATATGCTTAATATAAAACTAACGTTTGTTTGCTAACCTTAGGCCTAATAAGCTAGTGTCTTTCATAAGGGTCCTAAAGTCCCATAGAGCtactaaagaaaaaagactGCTTAATAAAGCTTGACTTTGGCATGTATCAGGCTTGAATATTTGCCTGCCTGCTCTTCAAAGAATGCTACTTTTTCTCactcttaaaaatattctgttatGAACAAGAACAGTAACATGGTTAGACATTAGCAATACAGTGCCTACACAAATACTACTACAAAGCATTCTTCATGAAGGAAACAGCTTTAGCTACTCCACACCAGTTCAGACAATACTTGGGTTTTGGCTTCCAACCATGTTCTTTTTGCTGATTTACCCCCTTCTAactcaagttaaaaaaaaagagttaggTATTTATGTATCTTAGTTTAAAATCTGTGTATTCAGCACTTCCAGCTTAATTCCCCACCAGTAGAACTGGCTGTTCTTTTCTCCTTGACACCCCTTCCTTCCTATCTGTGCAATGCATAGGAGTGCCAGCTTTAGATACTCACAGAATAACTATGCAAAGCATTAACTGTATGTTTAAAGATAACATTACTCCAGATTTTCATTATCAAAATAAGTTTAAGAGCTATTTGCAAAAGAATTACCTTGGCAAGCTCTTTTCTTAGCTCATCCCGTTCTTCTTCTGTGAGTGTTTCTGCCATACTGACTgtagcagcagcatcctctccAACCTCAGGTATAGAGTCACTCCTCAGCAGCCCTTCAGAttaataaaaagcattaaaagtgAGATTACCACAAGACTGCCAAACAGCAGCTAACATTAGCACACAGCTCTTTTGTcccagcacacaaaaaaaaactgATGAGAGGACACCAAAGTCATGCTCCCCAACTACAGGAAGGAAACCAAAgacattttatatttcattctATCAAGGTGTATTAAAGCTCAATATAATatcagctgctgctgtaatAGGAGACTGGAAACCTGTTGAGAACAACACATCCCACTGCTCTGTGAGAGAAACCAAGATGCAGAACGCTATGTCCTGACCAGTGTTTCCTACACAACCTTGCCCAGGAGTCTGTGCACACTCTAGTCTCTCATTCATCTGGCACAGAAACTCTGGAATTGCTGGAGATGCTCAAGGCCAATGCAGAGGGTCCCTCCCTTACTACTCTCTGGATCAGATTATAAAGTGCACACTGGGTGCAGCAACAAGCAAGGTTAACAACCCTGGAGAAAACTACTGCACTACAAGTATGAACTCTGTACCCTGCTTGATCTCTCTGTCCCTAGTAACTGGGACCACAGTGCCTAGAAGGTTGCAGGTATCATGGAACTGGAAGTAGGCTGCTGGTTTGCACCTGGACCTTAAGACAGATGGGAAGTCCAGAGACAGAGCTCAGGAATGAAAGGCTATCGCTTCAAAGCAGGAGAGTACTGAGAAGGGATTGATAAGAATGTGCATCCACTCAAACTGCTGCCTCTTCTAAATCCAGAAACCAAAACTCTGCCTAATTTTCCTACATAAAACACAAACATCCCCATGGTCTTCCTCAACTTTTGCTTTCACAGCttcagggaaaggaaggaggatgATATTATTTGTATTACTACGATGTAATAACTGTAATGATTAGGTTTTTTACTCCTTACTACTTGCAGTAAGGTCATTTTAAACAACTTTTATGCAACAAGATTTCCACCAAAAGATTTCCCATTTTGAGTCTTTGTAGCTGACACTTAAACATAAAGTTTGCCAAAATCAAGGAATTCTGTTCTAATTGCAGAGAGACTAGTTTGCAGGGAGACTGCATGCCAGAATGCTTGTGGATTCCCAGGAGTAATTCTTTATTCAAGACATAAAACAGCCttacagataaaaaaaaaagaagccaaataaaaatattaaaatacaagaGGAAAGAGATCAGGATTGTCTGTTAATAAGGAGCGAGGAAGAGTGTGTATGTGTacaaatatgtgtgtgtgtgtatatacatacacacatatgtgtgtgtgtgtatgcacatAAATATATCATTGATCTAAGGTGAAGAGGCATTAAGTTACATCTCCTATTAATCACTATAGAAATTAACCATCCAGCCAATGAAATTCCATTCTCATTTCAGCAGCTTCTGATGGCACTCTATACTATCCTCTGGGAATCAAAAACTCATTAATCACCACTATGATTTTGCTGTGAGGTTTCATATCAAACACCTACATCACAATCAACtgaaaaatcaggggaaaaaaaagattctgcGAGTCTCTAAGTAGCTGTGCACATTCTATGGAACACAGTCCTAGCAGCTGTCAAGCCAAACAAAGAAGAAACCTTGTTCTTGAATCAAATTACTGAACTCAGGTAAAACTCAATTCCACAAATTCTTTCCAAAAGGCTATGTTGTCTGTCTGTATCTGTGTCCAAAACACTTGTCCTCTAGAAGCACACTGCTACATGGACAGGATTTTTTGTGAATGCTGTTACTACCAAGTGCACTGAGAAGGAAGCctacaggaagaaaattaaacctAATTCTGTATTTATTCTTGAGATCTGTGCCACGTTTTCCCAGAGATTTACATGTGTTTTCTACACAAACATGTAGGCCCTGTGGGTTTCCCAATACACTATTTTGTGTCAAAAATCTAGGGCAGTGAGAACTTCAAAGTCTAATGCCCaaaccaaagcacagcactATGGCACCTAAAACAAAGGATTATGTCTCACAATcagataatttttgttttatgcaTCAACATATTTCCTTAACAGTTAAGAATGCCACACCTTTTTGTTAAATTGCTATTTAACCTATTAATTACATAAACCTACcctgaaggaaaacatttgAACTGCATTTCTCCTCCACACCCTACACCCCCTCAGTGTGTTCTACTGTGACTCCTCTCCTTGCTCTCACCTGCAGCCCTTCCAGGACCACCTGCTTGCCATTACAAAACCATTTCAGAAAGTTTGCAAGTACCAAAACCACCCTGACTCCAAGAGCATTAGCACAACCAGCTGAAAGTCTGTTCAATCTGATTATGAGGAGTCATCTGGATTAAATCACCAAAAATAGATCAAGTGAATCAACCAGTAAGAAAACATGCCAGATTGTCTCCTGCAGCAACAGCTTCCATTTGGGGAATGTAGCTTCTCTTTGAAAAACTCATTTTTAAGactgttttgcttcttgcctaccAAACAGAATTTAAGGCAAAATGCTAAGAAGCAAGGGAATGACCCCTCCTCCCCTTCACATTCCCTGAGTTGTTAGGGAAACAGGAAATCACTGCTATTCAGAGTCCTCCATATCTCACCCTGTACAAGTGACCATGCCTTCCTCTTGTTGCCTGCGGAGCCCCTCccatttattacttttttgaGCTTCACATGAAGCATACTGACATCTTCCCATCAATCTTCACTCTGGCacctctgctctctctcctgtcacccctctgttccctttgttCCCATTCTCCAGTTCAATACCTGCAGGACACAGGAATCATCCATACTATGGGCTAGGCTATGCTGAGCCATCTGGCCAAGGAGCAGTTTTCTACACAGCTAACAACCCACAGACCTCCACAATGGTGTGCCTACAATCCAAATGCATCCCATAAACTAGGGCTGACAGCCAGTAAGAGCATGGCTTTGAAAAAACTTCATCAGGAAAAATGCACAGCCCACCTTAGATCTCTCTATGGGGCAAGAAACCAGGAAATCAGCAATCAGCCAACAGATGGAAAGCTTTGGCTCAAACTACTACTAAGAGAGCATTTCTCACTTGTGGTCTTTTTTTGCCAAGAGAATTGttgctattattattttatattgctATGTAAAATTATTACTACAGCTTTCAACTTGTTACCCTTCGTTATGTTAGTTCTCTCGCATCATTGGATTGTGAAGGACTTAAAATTCAGTCATTTGGTACTCTGTTATAACCAAGTTTAACTGAACATTTCATGTCTctcaaacagaataaaaatctgtttgggaggaaaaaatcaTAAAGACTTAGACAGTATTGAGAAAACATACCTAGCTTTAAGGTTAGGTTTTAGGTCTGTATTTCCAAGATTAACATATTTTCCCAGCACTTTATTAGAGCTACTTAAATGAACCAAATAAAGACATGAGCAAGTCAATTGATTAGGACTCCATGGATCACATTCAGCGAAATGGCATTTAAGTTCCTATTATTCTGCCAGGGTAGGCAAAGCATTAGAGTAATTCAATTAACACTCAAGTTTTTCTGATTTGTGGTTTGCTTTGGCCAGTTTCAATCCAAGTTCATGCTCCATTTTGACCAGAAATCCCTACCTCCCCAGCCTGAATTCAGAGATCAGCAACAAACAGGAGCAGTTTTAAGAAGTACTTTTCGTTTTGGATGAGCAGCCTCAGGGTGGGGGTGGGTTAACCTccacaaagcttttttttacaCTGACATGTTCTGCATGTGACACTCAGAATGAGCATTGTGGTTATCACTACACAGTTGGCAAAGCTAAAGAAAAAAGGTGCTTGTTagagttcaggagagcaagctGTTGCAAAGTTGTTATAAGACCACTCTAACATTTGAGTAACATACAGTACTACAGAGCATATTTACTCTGCAGTACATAAGAAAGATCAGATTTAAGTGCTTCCCATTTATCTCAGTGAAGAAGCCAAAGTGAGACATACTTCTTCAACCTGGGGAGAAATTCTTGGGCTTCTCCCAAATGCTGATTAGACATTCattcaaagcaaatgaaaaagaaaataaagcccaGAAAAGGCAGTGGTAATGGTGATGCATCATCACCTGACACTGAGAGctgcttcccctctcctttaGAAGAGCTGGGAGAAGCAGTAATTGCAGAAGTGAATGCTGAC harbors:
- the TPD52 gene encoding tumor protein D52 isoform X6, which produces MDLYEDYKSPFDFNAGVNRNYLYLSPGINLSPPGSPTLAKSGLLRSDSIPEVGEDAAATVSMAETLTEEERDELRKELAKVEEEIQTLSQVLAAKEKHLAEIKRKLGINTLQELKQNITKSWQDVTSTTAYKRTSETLSQAGQKASAAFSSVGSVITKKFEDVSASKS